Proteins from one Hydrogenophaga sp. SL48 genomic window:
- a CDS encoding O-antigen ligase family protein — MSFRQLTRRAAIYSLALMFGAFPISVALANSLMFLSVVLGLLSFTGADVREFVARSWSNPVVRPALALVALIVVASFWSPASWAEIAGYYKKYAKFLALPVFIYLLARREDRVHCWRAFGLAMLFTLISTWLNVWLKLPWSRTMNQGFGVDHTVFKDHISQGIMMAFFVCLCAHWASKSASRLQALLCWSVATLGAISILFLSQGRTGYLSLLFSALVFALVALGGRLKALLGTVTVTAMLLVMVYALSPQFQQRTDLALKEARTSSLKSVTSVGARVEVWRFMASKSTRTTVFGEGTASYPVLAQSYFKDPEFCSVVCPHPHNQFLLFYFELGLAGLALMFWFMLSIVRQAFEHRATHRALMLAFVVIMVISNMTHSSLWLSTESHFFIMVTALLMASASRAVPRPPPAPAPTPA, encoded by the coding sequence ATGAGTTTCCGTCAATTGACCCGCAGGGCCGCGATCTACAGCCTGGCGCTGATGTTTGGCGCCTTTCCGATCTCGGTGGCGCTGGCCAACAGCCTGATGTTCCTCTCGGTCGTGCTCGGGTTGCTCAGCTTCACTGGTGCGGATGTGCGGGAGTTTGTCGCCCGCTCCTGGAGCAACCCGGTGGTCAGGCCCGCGTTGGCGCTGGTGGCCCTGATCGTGGTCGCTTCGTTCTGGTCGCCGGCCTCGTGGGCGGAGATCGCCGGCTACTACAAGAAATACGCGAAGTTTCTCGCGCTGCCGGTGTTCATCTACCTGCTCGCGCGTCGCGAGGACCGTGTCCACTGCTGGCGAGCTTTTGGCCTGGCCATGTTGTTCACGCTGATTTCCACCTGGCTCAACGTCTGGTTGAAGCTGCCCTGGTCGCGCACCATGAACCAGGGTTTTGGCGTGGACCACACCGTGTTCAAGGACCACATCTCGCAGGGCATCATGATGGCCTTCTTTGTGTGCCTGTGCGCGCACTGGGCCTCCAAGTCGGCGTCGCGCCTGCAGGCCTTGCTCTGCTGGAGCGTGGCCACGCTGGGCGCGATCAGCATCCTGTTTCTGTCGCAAGGGCGGACCGGCTACCTCAGCCTGTTGTTCTCGGCCCTGGTGTTTGCGCTGGTGGCCCTGGGCGGGCGGCTCAAGGCCCTGCTGGGCACGGTCACCGTCACGGCCATGTTGCTGGTGATGGTGTACGCCTTGTCGCCGCAGTTCCAGCAGCGCACCGACCTGGCCCTGAAGGAGGCGCGCACCAGCAGCCTGAAGTCGGTGACCTCGGTCGGCGCGCGGGTGGAGGTCTGGCGTTTCATGGCCAGCAAATCGACCCGGACGACGGTGTTCGGGGAGGGCACGGCCTCGTACCCGGTGCTGGCGCAGTCGTACTTCAAGGACCCGGAGTTCTGTTCGGTGGTGTGTCCGCACCCCCACAACCAGTTCCTGCTGTTCTACTTTGAACTGGGCCTGGCCGGGCTCGCGCTGATGTTCTGGTTCATGTTGTCCATCGTGCGCCAGGCGTTTGAGCACCGTGCGACCCACCGCGCGTTGATGCTGGCCTTCGTGGTGATCATGGTGATCTCGAACATGACCCACAGCTCGTTGTGGCTGTCCACCGAGAGCCACTTCTTCATCATGGTCACCGCGCTGCTGATGGCCTCGGCCAGCCGGGCGGTGCCCAGGCCGCCGCCGGCACCGGCTCCCACACCGGCGTGA
- a CDS encoding 3-deoxy-D-manno-octulosonic acid kinase: MGRRPLALSRAALAHRGYRVLMRTLTLPVLGWLWLRGHKDAGYRERMGERLGFIDPTPASAGGLWIHAASVGEVQAARPLIAALRAEWPDHAITVSTQSPNGARTLHNHWGDAIQHVYAPIDTPGTAGRFLDRLQPSMLVLIEREIWPEWLRQCRERLIPVALVNARLSADSAASYERWRALMRPVWSQLAVVAAADAPSEAHYAALGVPPERLLHTGNLKFDQRDTPDDASRLPWLTRRAIVVAGSTHEGEESALITSWHELARQIPGALLILVPRHPERFDAVAQQLEEGGLSFVRRSRGETPADNTSVLLADTMGELTLWYLHASVCFIGGSLVPIGGHNALEAMACAKPVLFGPHTQHFQELYQDVETSGAGERVDSARLLMRTAAQWMRDKALLQRKGQLARDFVLRQQGSSQRSLEALRKVWAPICPPLLTPVLARDAGTQTVWHDPQQLAICDATVFQAPSIAGSALATGSGRGQAHRIALDSGEGVLRHYRRGGLMARLSPDRYLGRSPRDSRAMAEFTLLRRLRAWGLPVPAPVAARQQRAGWSYKADIVVAMIPQTRNVAQRLSEAPLPSDAWKALGAAIRAMHERQVFHADLNCHNLLLDAQGQAWIVDFDKCERRAGDSWKAQNLARLQRSLRKEQARRPGFQWDEAHWAVLLEGYRLDGPGTA; the protein is encoded by the coding sequence ATGGGTCGCCGACCATTGGCGCTGAGTCGCGCCGCCCTCGCGCACCGCGGCTACCGGGTGCTGATGCGCACCCTGACGCTGCCGGTGCTGGGCTGGCTCTGGCTGCGCGGCCACAAGGACGCGGGCTACCGGGAGCGCATGGGTGAACGTCTCGGCTTCATCGACCCCACACCCGCCTCGGCCGGCGGCCTCTGGATCCACGCGGCCTCCGTCGGCGAAGTCCAGGCGGCCCGGCCGCTGATCGCGGCCCTGCGTGCCGAGTGGCCCGACCACGCGATCACCGTCAGCACGCAATCGCCCAACGGCGCTCGCACCTTGCACAACCACTGGGGTGACGCCATCCAGCACGTGTACGCCCCCATCGACACGCCAGGGACGGCCGGCCGCTTCCTGGACCGGCTGCAGCCGTCGATGCTGGTGCTGATCGAGCGGGAAATCTGGCCCGAGTGGCTGAGGCAATGCCGCGAGCGCCTGATCCCCGTGGCGCTGGTGAACGCCCGCCTGTCGGCGGACTCGGCCGCGTCCTACGAGCGCTGGCGTGCATTGATGCGCCCGGTGTGGTCGCAGCTGGCGGTGGTGGCCGCGGCCGACGCACCCAGCGAGGCGCACTACGCGGCCCTGGGCGTGCCGCCCGAACGCCTGCTGCACACCGGCAACCTGAAATTCGACCAGCGCGACACGCCCGATGACGCCAGCCGGCTGCCCTGGCTCACGCGCCGTGCCATCGTGGTGGCGGGCAGCACGCACGAGGGTGAAGAAAGTGCGCTGATCACGTCGTGGCACGAACTGGCGCGCCAGATTCCGGGCGCGCTGCTGATCCTGGTGCCGCGCCACCCCGAGCGCTTCGATGCGGTCGCGCAACAGCTGGAAGAAGGTGGTTTGAGCTTCGTCCGGCGCAGCCGTGGTGAGACGCCCGCCGACAACACCAGCGTGCTGCTGGCCGACACCATGGGCGAGCTGACGCTGTGGTACCTGCACGCCAGCGTCTGTTTCATCGGTGGCAGCCTGGTGCCGATCGGCGGACACAACGCGCTGGAGGCGATGGCCTGCGCCAAGCCCGTGCTCTTCGGCCCACACACCCAGCATTTCCAGGAGCTGTACCAGGACGTGGAAACCAGCGGCGCAGGCGAACGCGTCGACTCGGCCCGCCTGCTCATGCGCACCGCCGCACAGTGGATGCGCGACAAGGCCCTGCTGCAGCGAAAGGGCCAGCTGGCCCGCGACTTCGTGCTGCGCCAGCAAGGCAGCAGCCAGCGCAGCCTGGAGGCGCTGCGCAAGGTCTGGGCACCGATTTGTCCCCCGCTCCTGACGCCGGTCCTGGCGCGGGATGCGGGCACCCAGACCGTGTGGCACGACCCGCAACAGCTGGCCATTTGCGATGCGACCGTGTTCCAGGCCCCGTCGATCGCAGGTTCGGCGCTGGCCACGGGCAGCGGTCGCGGCCAGGCACACCGCATCGCGCTCGACAGCGGGGAAGGCGTGCTGCGCCACTACCGGCGCGGTGGCCTGATGGCCCGGCTCAGCCCGGACCGCTACCTGGGCCGCAGCCCACGGGACAGCCGCGCCATGGCCGAGTTCACGCTGCTCAGGCGCCTGCGCGCCTGGGGCCTGCCGGTGCCGGCACCGGTGGCGGCGCGCCAGCAGCGCGCCGGCTGGAGCTACAAGGCCGACATCGTGGTCGCGATGATTCCGCAGACGCGCAACGTGGCCCAACGGCTCTCCGAAGCCCCCTTGCCCAGCGACGCCTGGAAGGCCCTGGGGGCGGCGATCCGCGCCATGCACGAACGCCAGGTGTTCCACGCCGACCTGAACTGCCACAACCTGCTGCTCGATGCACAGGGGCAGGCCTGGATCGTCGATTTCGACAAATGCGAACGGCGTGCGGGTGACAGCTGGAAAGCGCAGAACCTGGCACGCCTGCAGCGTTCGCTGCGCAAGGAACAGGCACGGCGCCCAGGGTTCCAGTGGGACGAAGCCCACTGGGCGGTGCTGCTGGAAGGCTACCGCCTGGACGGACCCGGCACGGCCTGA
- a CDS encoding glycosyltransferase produces the protein MQAVNVLCIKWGKKYGPEYVNKLHSMVRRHLHRPFRFVCLTDDAVGIDPAIEVKPIPMVGFDEFDQRKPWTFGHGWLKLTSFANPLYDLEGRTLFLDLDIVIVDSLDPFFEQPGEFVVIKEWDKKDGTGNTSCYVYTIGAHTDALDHLKNDYPASISTVRNEQEFITLYLARQGKLSYWPDAWCRSFKRHCLQRGLMGWFKPPTIPEGARIIAFHGKPNPPDAIAGVSGKWYRRVMPTQWVADHWR, from the coding sequence ATGCAAGCGGTCAATGTGCTGTGCATCAAATGGGGCAAAAAGTATGGCCCTGAGTACGTCAACAAGCTGCACAGCATGGTCCGCCGTCACCTGCACCGGCCGTTCCGGTTTGTCTGCCTGACCGACGACGCCGTGGGCATCGACCCGGCGATTGAGGTCAAGCCCATTCCCATGGTCGGATTCGACGAATTCGACCAGCGCAAGCCCTGGACCTTCGGCCACGGCTGGCTCAAGCTCACCAGCTTCGCCAATCCGCTGTACGACTTGGAAGGCCGCACGCTGTTCCTTGATCTGGACATCGTGATCGTGGACAGCCTGGACCCCTTCTTTGAACAGCCTGGCGAGTTCGTCGTGATCAAGGAGTGGGACAAGAAGGACGGCACGGGCAACACCTCGTGCTACGTCTACACCATCGGCGCCCACACCGACGCGCTGGACCACCTGAAAAACGACTACCCGGCATCGATCAGCACCGTGCGCAACGAACAGGAGTTCATCACCCTGTACCTCGCGCGCCAGGGCAAGCTCAGCTACTGGCCCGACGCGTGGTGCCGCAGCTTCAAGCGCCACTGCCTCCAGCGCGGACTCATGGGGTGGTTCAAGCCGCCCACGATCCCCGAAGGAGCGCGCATCATCGCCTTCCACGGCAAGCCCAACCCGCCCGACGCGATCGCCGGCGTGAGCGGCAAGTGGTACCGGCGTGTCATGCCGACCCAATGGGTCGCCGACCATTGGCGCTGA
- a CDS encoding glycosyltransferase family 2 protein produces the protein MAETRTPLPTLCIGILTLNEAHRIAQCIQSASFADQVLVIDSGSSDRTREIAEELGAQVHAYPAWQGFAEQRNRLLSHVKTDYVFFLDADEVIPEGLQKEIRAAVGTGDNAVWKIYWDQVAFGRTLHLMAKTEGGVWRLFRTDQLLRYEGVVHEHAVLRDPLTPVRTFQTRLLHHSRETVYGGLLKMAQYAQLGAVRRVQMGRRGGVWRGLASALSNFIRLYVFRRGFLCGAQGFLFCLLVAMECFFRYVIIKYDRPVPGPTMVKR, from the coding sequence GTGGCTGAAACCCGAACCCCTTTGCCGACGCTGTGCATCGGCATTCTCACGCTCAACGAGGCGCACCGGATCGCACAGTGCATCCAGAGCGCTTCGTTCGCCGACCAGGTGCTGGTGATCGACAGCGGCAGCAGCGACCGCACCCGCGAGATCGCCGAAGAGCTGGGCGCGCAGGTGCATGCCTACCCCGCTTGGCAAGGGTTTGCCGAACAGCGCAACCGCCTGTTGTCCCACGTGAAGACCGACTACGTGTTCTTTCTCGATGCGGACGAGGTCATTCCCGAGGGGCTGCAGAAAGAGATCCGGGCGGCGGTGGGCACGGGCGACAACGCGGTCTGGAAGATTTACTGGGACCAGGTGGCCTTTGGGCGCACTCTGCACCTGATGGCCAAGACCGAGGGCGGCGTGTGGCGCCTGTTCCGCACCGACCAGCTGCTGCGGTACGAAGGCGTCGTGCACGAGCACGCCGTGTTGCGCGATCCGCTGACGCCGGTCAGGACCTTCCAGACCCGCCTGCTGCACCATTCCCGGGAGACGGTGTATGGCGGCTTGCTCAAGATGGCGCAGTACGCGCAGCTGGGTGCCGTGCGGCGGGTGCAGATGGGGCGTCGCGGGGGTGTGTGGCGTGGGCTCGCGTCGGCCCTGAGCAACTTCATTCGCCTGTATGTGTTCCGCAGGGGTTTTCTCTGTGGCGCCCAGGGGTTCCTGTTTTGCCTGCTGGTGGCGATGGAGTGCTTTTTCCGCTACGTGATCATCAAGTACGACCGGCCGGTGCCCGGTCCAACCATGGTGAAGCGGTGA
- a CDS encoding glycosyltransferase family 2 protein — protein MSIPVPEEADRLCGGAMDTVTVVVVTHESAHCLRALDTLLSRCPNVIISDNGSGDGTSAMARQFWAHAIVLDHGRNLGFGAANNRALARVQTPFAFLLNPDCEISVEGLRGLLQAAETFPQAAVLAPQLVSPSGKPEVNYRWPQNVWASRGPAAEGPLCVGFVCGAAMLFRMAAFRDVGFFDEQFFLYYEDDDLCLRLFRAGQNIVVVPSVQAVHHSRGSVRGANPWRHEYGRGYHHAQSKLLFASKYRSREEAMRLRRWLVLTTTLGLPLRAIVFSPKLLARMFGRWRGLINWRARG, from the coding sequence ATGAGCATTCCCGTTCCAGAGGAAGCCGATCGCCTGTGCGGCGGCGCCATGGACACCGTCACCGTGGTGGTGGTCACCCACGAGAGCGCGCACTGCCTGCGCGCCCTGGACACCTTGTTGTCCCGTTGCCCCAACGTGATCATTTCCGACAACGGCAGCGGCGACGGCACGTCGGCGATGGCGCGCCAGTTCTGGGCGCACGCGATCGTGCTGGACCATGGCCGCAACCTGGGTTTTGGCGCGGCCAACAACCGGGCCCTCGCGCGCGTCCAGACACCCTTTGCCTTCCTGCTCAACCCCGACTGCGAAATCAGCGTCGAAGGCTTGCGGGGGCTGCTGCAGGCCGCCGAGACTTTTCCGCAGGCCGCCGTGCTCGCGCCGCAACTGGTCAGCCCGTCCGGCAAACCTGAGGTGAACTACCGCTGGCCTCAGAACGTGTGGGCCTCCCGCGGGCCAGCGGCCGAAGGCCCGCTGTGCGTGGGCTTCGTCTGTGGTGCCGCGATGTTGTTTCGCATGGCCGCGTTCCGGGACGTCGGGTTCTTCGACGAGCAGTTTTTCCTGTACTACGAGGACGACGACCTGTGCCTGCGGCTGTTCAGGGCCGGTCAGAACATCGTGGTCGTGCCGTCGGTGCAGGCCGTGCACCACTCGCGCGGCTCGGTGCGGGGGGCGAACCCCTGGCGCCATGAATACGGTCGGGGTTACCACCACGCACAGTCGAAACTGCTGTTTGCGAGCAAGTACCGCTCGCGCGAAGAAGCGATGCGGCTGCGCCGCTGGCTGGTGCTGACGACCACCCTCGGGTTGCCATTGCGGGCCATTGTGTTTTCACCCAAGCTGCTGGCCCGGATGTTCGGACGCTGGCGCGGGCTCATCAACTGGAGGGCGCGTGGCTGA